In one window of Pseudodesulfovibrio sp. S3 DNA:
- the kdsA gene encoding 3-deoxy-8-phosphooctulonate synthase, translating into MANLYEVSKSGPFILAGPCAIESREIALETAEFLARLSAKLNIPIIYKSSFDKANRTSVTSFRGPGMEEGLKILSEVKKATGLPVITDIHHPEQAVVVAEVADVLQIPAFLCRQTDLLVAAAGTGRIVNVKKGQFLAPWDMKNVVDKVRASGNDQVWLTERGSTYGYNNLVVDMRSIPQMQAFGVPVVMDATHSVQLPGGLGGASGGQREYVPVLASAAVAAGADGVFMEVHPDPDNALCDGPNSLPLDKVESLLIRLKALWEINRG; encoded by the coding sequence ATGGCAAACCTGTATGAAGTCAGTAAGTCCGGTCCGTTCATTCTGGCTGGACCCTGTGCCATTGAAAGTCGGGAAATAGCTCTCGAAACAGCCGAGTTTTTGGCGCGGCTGTCCGCCAAGCTCAATATTCCCATTATTTACAAAAGTTCTTTCGACAAGGCCAATCGGACATCGGTAACCAGTTTCCGTGGCCCTGGCATGGAAGAAGGGCTGAAAATCCTGAGCGAGGTCAAGAAAGCCACCGGGCTTCCCGTGATCACGGACATCCATCACCCGGAACAGGCCGTAGTGGTCGCAGAGGTGGCGGATGTGCTGCAGATACCCGCCTTCCTGTGCCGTCAGACCGACCTGCTTGTGGCAGCCGCCGGGACAGGGCGGATCGTCAATGTAAAGAAGGGCCAGTTTCTGGCCCCGTGGGATATGAAGAACGTCGTGGATAAGGTGCGTGCCTCCGGCAATGACCAGGTGTGGCTGACCGAACGAGGTTCCACCTACGGATACAATAATCTGGTGGTGGACATGCGTTCCATTCCCCAGATGCAAGCCTTTGGCGTTCCCGTGGTCATGGATGCCACCCATTCGGTTCAGTTGCCGGGCGGACTCGGCGGTGCTTCCGGTGGACAACGTGAATATGTGCCTGTTCTGGCCTCGGCCGCAGTGGCCGCCGGAGCGGACGGAGTCTTTATGGAGGTTCACCCCGACCCGGATAACGCATTGTGCGACGGGCCGAACAGTTTGCCCCTCGACAAGGTCGAATCCTTGCTCATCCGTTTGAAAGCACTGTGGGAGATCAATCGTGGCTGA